One Verrucomicrobiales bacterium DNA segment encodes these proteins:
- a CDS encoding peptidylprolyl isomerase, producing MLWRSLCCLLVVGSYIEVAVCAATVPPSLKKSHPSMAELLSSSQPSDWRPLDPEHTLYLELPSGRVVIELTPWFATGHVANVKALVREGYFDGLAIIRAQENYVVQWGDPNAEKAGSARPIRRAAKTLPPEFDRAYDRRVPFTRLPDGDLYAPEVGFTAGFPVARDRRNGKMWLIHTYGMVGAGRDVRPDSGGGAELYVVIGQAPRQLDRNVTLFGRVIQGMEKLTTLPRGTGAMGFYEKVEQHVPIRSIRVAADVPLGERTALEVLRSDTPLFQALIESRRNRREEWFQHAAGRIDISNVPLPVRTVPLRP from the coding sequence ATGCTTTGGCGATCGCTTTGTTGCTTGCTGGTGGTGGGCTCTTACATCGAGGTTGCGGTCTGCGCTGCGACTGTTCCTCCGTCCCTAAAGAAATCTCATCCCTCCATGGCGGAGCTTCTTTCCAGTTCTCAGCCGAGTGACTGGCGACCGCTTGATCCGGAACACACCCTCTACCTCGAGTTGCCCTCCGGACGAGTGGTGATCGAGCTGACCCCCTGGTTCGCGACGGGCCATGTGGCCAACGTGAAGGCGCTCGTCCGAGAAGGCTACTTTGATGGATTGGCTATCATTCGAGCGCAGGAAAACTACGTGGTTCAGTGGGGCGATCCCAACGCTGAGAAGGCTGGCTCAGCACGGCCGATCCGTCGCGCGGCCAAGACGCTACCCCCCGAATTCGATCGAGCTTACGACCGCCGGGTCCCCTTTACTCGTTTGCCCGATGGGGATCTCTACGCTCCCGAGGTGGGTTTCACGGCGGGGTTTCCGGTGGCACGCGATCGTCGAAACGGGAAGATGTGGTTGATCCATACCTACGGCATGGTGGGGGCAGGACGGGATGTTCGGCCCGACAGTGGCGGCGGGGCGGAGCTGTATGTGGTGATCGGACAAGCGCCACGGCAGCTTGATCGCAACGTGACTTTGTTCGGACGTGTGATCCAAGGCATGGAGAAGCTCACAACGCTGCCGCGCGGAACGGGAGCAATGGGATTCTATGAGAAGGTCGAACAGCATGTTCCGATACGATCCATCCGAGTGGCGGCCGATGTGCCGTTAGGCGAACGAACGGCTCTGGAGGTTCTCCGCAGTGATACTCCCTTGTTCCAGGCGTTGATCGAGTCCCGCCGAAACCGCCGCGAGGAATGGTTTCAGCATGCCGCGGGCCGTATCGACATCAGCAATGTGCCCCTTCCCGTGCGCACCGTTCCTCTTCGGCCTTAG
- a CDS encoding galactose mutarotase, producing MNFPLRLALLSLLGLLNLGSAADRGSVQRLERSIFGHLPDGTAVDLFTLRNRQGCVARVMGYGATIVELSVPDRHGRMGNIVLGAPSLESYLKGFNAPASVIGRVANRIRGARFTLDGREYRLAANNGPNHIHGGNRGFASVVWKGKALPVRRHEASVEFGYLSRDGEEGYPGNLQVFVTYTLTDANEFRIDYRATTDKATPVNLTNHAYFNLAGRGDVFDHELWLSADTYTVTDEALIPTGEIRSVRGTPLDFTTPAKVGSRIRELPSHLKGYDHNFIIKPARGSLRLAGRVREASSGRVLEVRTTEPGLQIYTGNHLQNGAICLETQHYADSVNQPGFPSTILRPGKRLRSSTVFAFSAP from the coding sequence ATGAATTTCCCCTTACGATTGGCGCTCTTGAGTTTGTTGGGGTTGCTGAACCTCGGTTCTGCTGCTGACCGAGGTTCGGTTCAACGTCTCGAGCGTTCGATCTTTGGGCATCTTCCCGATGGAACGGCCGTCGACTTGTTTACGCTGCGCAACCGTCAGGGATGTGTGGCGCGGGTGATGGGCTATGGCGCGACCATTGTTGAGTTGAGCGTGCCCGATCGACATGGGCGAATGGGAAACATCGTGCTCGGAGCGCCTTCTCTGGAGTCGTATCTAAAGGGATTCAACGCGCCAGCCTCGGTGATCGGTCGGGTGGCCAATCGGATCCGCGGAGCCCGTTTCACTCTCGATGGAAGGGAGTATCGCCTGGCGGCGAACAACGGACCAAACCACATCCATGGTGGCAACCGGGGCTTTGCCAGTGTGGTTTGGAAGGGTAAGGCTCTTCCGGTGCGCCGGCATGAGGCTTCGGTCGAATTCGGGTACTTGAGTCGCGATGGGGAGGAGGGATATCCGGGCAATCTTCAGGTCTTTGTCACTTATACGTTAACTGACGCCAATGAATTTCGAATCGATTATCGCGCTACCACGGACAAGGCGACCCCGGTAAACCTCACCAATCACGCTTACTTCAACTTGGCGGGTAGGGGCGATGTATTCGACCATGAACTTTGGTTGTCGGCCGACACCTATACCGTGACGGATGAAGCCTTGATTCCCACCGGCGAAATTCGCTCCGTGCGCGGAACCCCCTTGGATTTCACCACCCCTGCCAAGGTTGGTTCCCGAATCCGGGAGCTGCCTTCCCATCTCAAAGGTTACGATCACAATTTCATCATTAAGCCAGCCCGGGGATCCCTAAGGCTGGCGGGGCGGGTGCGTGAGGCTAGCAGCGGACGCGTTCTGGAAGTTCGGACTACCGAGCCCGGTCTTCAGATCTACACCGGGAATCACCTGCAGAATGGGGCAATTTGTCTGGAAACTCAGCACTATGCAGATTCCGTGAATCAACCTGGCTTTCCCAGCACCATCCTGCGACCAGGCAAGCGGCTGCGCAGTTCTACAGTGTTCGCCTTCTCAGCCCCCTGA